Proteins found in one Flavobacterium channae genomic segment:
- the porL gene encoding type IX secretion system motor protein PorL/GldL — protein sequence MAILSKKVMGFLYGMGAAVVIVGALFKLMHWPGAGPMLVVGLLTEAAIFALSAFEPVENELDWSLVYPELAGGEAKPKDKKENPAEAQGLLSQKLDNMLKEAKIDGELMASLGNSIKNFEGAAKSISPTVDAMAGQKKYAEEMTTAAAQMEALNNLYKIQLESADRNAQANKEIADNAAKLKEQMQSMTSNIASLNAVYGGMLSAMNNRG from the coding sequence ATGGCAATTTTAAGCAAAAAAGTGATGGGATTCCTTTACGGAATGGGAGCGGCAGTAGTAATCGTTGGAGCATTATTCAAATTAATGCACTGGCCAGGTGCAGGACCAATGCTTGTTGTAGGTTTATTAACAGAGGCAGCGATTTTCGCATTATCAGCGTTTGAACCAGTAGAAAACGAATTAGATTGGTCTTTAGTTTATCCTGAATTAGCAGGTGGTGAGGCTAAACCAAAAGATAAAAAAGAAAATCCAGCTGAGGCTCAAGGATTATTATCTCAAAAATTAGATAATATGTTAAAAGAAGCTAAAATTGATGGTGAGTTAATGGCAAGCTTAGGAAATAGTATTAAAAACTTTGAAGGTGCTGCAAAATCAATTTCTCCTACTGTTGATGCTATGGCAGGTCAAAAGAAATATGCTGAAGAAATGACTACAGCTGCAGCTCAAATGGAAGCTTTAAATAATTTATACAAAATTCAATTAGAAAGTGCTGATAGAAATGCACAAGCTAATAAAGAAATTGCTGATAATGCTGCTAAATTAAAAGAGCAAATGCAGTCAATGACATCTAACATTGCATCTTTAAATGCAGTTTATGGTGGTATGCTTTCTGCTATGAATAACAGAGGATAA
- the porM gene encoding type IX secretion system motor protein PorM/GldM, which produces MAGGKLTPRQKMINLMYLVFIAMLALNMSKEVLTAFGNFNDKFTESNVLTEQANATLLSALDTKAADEPAKYAEPARKAKEVAKISKDFSAFLETVKAEVVEGIEPDEKTGKLPFEAMDKSTIDEKWFQGDGYSPRGTEIVSKIDKYVADIKKVLGNDVKYIPFIKEIEKKFSTADITNREGVKQKFLDYKTKGFPAVSTLTLLTAMQNDVKNTEAGAYNLFLGNALQTAASMKNFQAIVVLDKNAYFAGEQVTGKVVLGRYDANTVPTSFKGPGKIENGQAVISMTAGGIGEQNISGEFGFMEDGKEIPLKFEGKYVVVPRPNQAIISADKMNVVYRGVPNPISISVPGIASNKVNASAPGMSKVGDGKFMLKPQAGSEVKINVNATMPDGKAMTSSQVFRIKGLPAPTGKVGGSEKNKGPKSNLEVCSVTAVMEDFDFPVTVNVTQFNVKVPGQPTIVVNGNKMDARARAAISKAQKGDVVVISEIKASFSGIDQMAKKVSICTYEIQ; this is translated from the coding sequence ATGGCAGGAGGAAAATTAACCCCTAGACAGAAGATGATTAACCTAATGTACTTGGTTTTCATCGCGATGTTAGCATTAAACATGTCAAAAGAAGTATTAACTGCTTTTGGTAACTTCAATGACAAGTTTACAGAATCGAATGTATTAACTGAGCAAGCTAATGCAACATTATTAAGTGCTTTAGATACTAAAGCGGCAGATGAGCCTGCAAAATATGCAGAGCCTGCAAGAAAAGCTAAAGAAGTTGCTAAGATTTCTAAAGATTTTTCAGCCTTTTTAGAAACTGTTAAAGCTGAAGTTGTTGAAGGTATTGAACCAGATGAGAAAACAGGAAAATTACCATTCGAAGCAATGGATAAGTCAACAATTGACGAAAAATGGTTTCAAGGTGATGGGTATAGCCCAAGAGGAACAGAAATTGTTTCTAAAATTGATAAATATGTAGCTGATATTAAAAAGGTATTAGGAAATGATGTAAAATACATTCCTTTTATCAAAGAAATTGAAAAGAAATTTTCAACAGCTGATATTACTAACAGAGAAGGAGTTAAGCAAAAATTCTTAGATTATAAAACTAAAGGTTTTCCTGCTGTTTCAACTCTTACTTTATTAACAGCTATGCAAAATGATGTTAAAAATACAGAGGCAGGTGCTTACAATTTATTTTTAGGAAATGCTTTGCAAACTGCTGCTTCTATGAAAAACTTCCAAGCAATTGTAGTTTTGGATAAAAACGCATATTTTGCTGGAGAGCAAGTAACAGGTAAAGTTGTTTTAGGTCGTTATGATGCTAATACAGTACCAACATCATTCAAAGGTCCTGGTAAAATTGAAAACGGACAAGCAGTTATTTCGATGACAGCTGGAGGAATTGGAGAGCAAAATATTTCTGGAGAATTTGGTTTCATGGAAGATGGTAAAGAAATTCCATTGAAATTCGAAGGTAAATATGTAGTTGTTCCTAGACCAAACCAAGCTATTATCTCTGCTGATAAGATGAACGTTGTTTACCGTGGAGTTCCTAACCCAATTTCTATTTCTGTACCTGGTATTGCTTCTAACAAAGTAAATGCTAGTGCTCCAGGAATGTCTAAAGTTGGTGACGGTAAATTTATGTTAAAACCACAAGCTGGTAGCGAAGTTAAAATTAATGTTAATGCTACAATGCCTGATGGTAAAGCAATGACTAGTTCTCAAGTTTTCAGAATTAAAGGTTTACCTGCTCCAACAGGAAAAGTTGGTGGTTCTGAGAAAAACAAAGGTCCTAAATCTAACTTAGAAGTTTGTTCAGTAACAGCTGTAATGGAAGATTTCGATTTCCCAGTAACTGTTAATGTAACTCAATTCAACGTTAAAGTTCCAGGTCAACCTACAATCGTAGTTAATGGTAACAAAATGGACGCTAGAGCTAGAGCAGCAATTTCGAAAGCACAAAAAGGAGATGTAGTTGTTATTTCTGAAATCAAAGCTAGTTTCTCTGGAATTGATCAGATGGCTAAAAAAGTATCTATCTGTACTTACGAAATACAATAA
- a CDS encoding formimidoylglutamase, whose product MVFDFLQPISESFEDFLQSLSNQTLGKKVVFHTKTDFPILDNISIAIFTVNEHRGAEKDNDDFSFDNFRKKFYSLYPGNWNASIVDLGNIEAGASIEDTYFVVKSLVTELIKKRIIPIVIGGSQDLTYSMYRAYDNLDQMVNLVAVDNQFDFAKETNKISESFLSKVIVEEPNNLFNYSNLGYQTYFNSQEEIDLIEKLYFEAYRLGEVSNNIVVAEPVFRDADLVSIDMNVVQSSYSGNFDVFNPNGFTGKEICALSRYAGISDKVTSFGVFDFNPNKNEAMLVSQILWYFIEGFCFRSHEYPFGTKENYIKYIVPIDDEELVFFKSNKTERWWIEIPFLTNVNNKLKRNTLLPCTHEDYLAACEQEIPERWWKAQRRNIV is encoded by the coding sequence ATGGTTTTTGATTTTTTACAGCCAATAAGTGAATCTTTTGAAGATTTTTTACAATCTTTGTCTAATCAAACGTTAGGCAAAAAGGTTGTATTTCATACTAAAACCGATTTTCCTATTTTAGACAATATTTCGATTGCAATTTTTACTGTAAATGAGCATAGAGGTGCTGAAAAAGATAACGATGATTTTTCTTTTGATAATTTTAGAAAGAAATTTTATAGTTTGTATCCTGGCAATTGGAATGCTTCGATTGTAGATTTAGGAAATATTGAAGCAGGAGCTAGTATCGAAGATACTTATTTTGTTGTTAAAAGTTTGGTTACCGAATTGATTAAAAAACGAATAATTCCAATTGTTATTGGAGGCAGTCAAGATTTAACCTATTCAATGTATCGCGCTTATGATAATTTGGATCAAATGGTAAATTTGGTTGCTGTTGATAATCAATTTGATTTTGCAAAAGAAACCAATAAGATTTCAGAATCATTTTTGTCAAAAGTAATTGTTGAAGAGCCTAATAATCTTTTTAACTATAGTAATTTAGGATATCAAACCTATTTTAATTCACAAGAAGAAATCGATTTAATCGAAAAATTATATTTTGAGGCATATCGTTTAGGAGAAGTATCAAATAATATTGTTGTTGCAGAACCTGTTTTTAGAGATGCTGATTTAGTAAGTATAGATATGAATGTTGTTCAATCATCTTATTCAGGAAATTTTGATGTTTTTAATCCAAATGGATTCACAGGAAAAGAAATCTGTGCATTGTCAAGATATGCCGGAATAAGTGATAAAGTAACATCGTTTGGAGTATTTGATTTTAATCCAAACAAAAATGAAGCGATGTTGGTTTCGCAAATTTTATGGTATTTTATAGAAGGATTTTGTTTTCGTTCTCATGAATATCCATTTGGAACAAAAGAAAATTACATTAAGTATATTGTTCCTATTGATGATGAAGAATTAGTCTTTTTTAAGAGCAATAAAACAGAAAGATGGTGGATTGAAATACCGTTTTTAACAAATGTTAACAATAAATTAAAAAGAAATACGTTATTACCTTGCACACATGAAGATTATTTAGCAGCTTGCGAGCAGGAAATACCTGAAAGATGGTGGAAAGCTCAAAGACGAAATATCGTTTAA
- the topA gene encoding type I DNA topoisomerase yields the protein MAKNLVIVESPAKAKTIEKFLGSEYQVESSYGHIADLPSREIGVDVENGFKPKYEVSSDKKALVAKLKGLAKNAEMVWLASDEDREGEAISWHLAEELKLKPEKTKRIVFHEITKTAIQKAIENPRGIDYNLVNAQQARRVLDRLVGYELSPVLWKKVKGGLSAGRVQSVSVRLIVEREREIQDFKPEASYSITAEFTNEAGKSFKAKLPKNFATKKEAEDFLNKNIGSSYKVGDLETKPTKKSPAAPFTTSTLQQEAARKLYLPVGITMQIAQRLYEAGLITYMRTDSVNLSQEAMTAAQAEITSYYGKEFSKPRNFNTKSKGAQEAHEAIRPTDMSRHTVDIDRDQARLYDLIWKRTLASQMSDAELERTNVKIEASNHSETFTATGEVIKFEGFLKVYLEGNDEDDEEQEGMLPALKVNEKLTNNYITATERFSRPPSRYTEASLVKKLEELGIGRPSTYAPTISTIIARTYVEKGSFEGQERKYNQIALQNGTIKSQVLTENVGSDKGKLVPTDIGIIVNDFLVKNFNTILDYNFTAKVEQDFDEIAEGKVDWAKMMNDFYKHFHPNVIDVEKNADRESGERILGIHPVSGKQVSVRLGKYGAMAQIGDADDENKQFASLRQDQNIGNITLEEVLNLFLLPKQLGTYKGEEIEVNNGRFGPYVRFGSQFISLPKGVDPMDVTMETAQGLIDEKVQADAPIGTYQNLPIQKGVGRFGPFIKWNGMFINVNKKYNFDNLSQSDLNELIEEKLQKDIDKVIHDWTEEGIKVEKARWGRSVITKGKIKIELSKDVDASKLTLAQVQEMIEKKAPAKKTAAKKAPAKKTTAKKK from the coding sequence ATGGCAAAGAATTTAGTAATCGTTGAGTCACCTGCAAAGGCAAAAACTATCGAAAAATTTCTAGGAAGTGAGTATCAAGTAGAGTCAAGTTATGGACATATTGCAGACTTGCCTTCGAGAGAAATTGGAGTAGATGTAGAGAATGGTTTTAAACCTAAATACGAAGTTTCGTCTGATAAAAAAGCATTGGTGGCCAAATTAAAAGGATTAGCTAAGAATGCCGAAATGGTTTGGTTGGCTTCCGATGAGGACCGCGAAGGAGAAGCAATTTCTTGGCACCTTGCAGAAGAATTGAAATTAAAGCCAGAAAAAACAAAACGTATCGTTTTTCATGAGATTACAAAAACAGCTATTCAAAAAGCAATTGAAAATCCAAGAGGAATTGATTACAACTTAGTAAACGCTCAACAAGCCCGAAGAGTTTTAGATAGATTGGTAGGATATGAATTGTCTCCAGTTCTTTGGAAAAAAGTAAAAGGAGGTTTGTCTGCTGGTCGTGTTCAGTCAGTATCTGTTCGTTTGATTGTTGAGAGAGAAAGAGAAATTCAAGATTTTAAACCAGAAGCTTCTTACAGCATTACAGCTGAATTCACAAACGAAGCTGGTAAATCTTTCAAAGCAAAATTACCTAAGAATTTTGCAACTAAAAAAGAAGCAGAAGATTTCTTAAATAAAAATATTGGCTCATCTTACAAAGTAGGAGACTTAGAAACGAAGCCAACAAAAAAATCGCCAGCAGCACCATTTACAACTTCAACTTTACAGCAAGAGGCTGCAAGAAAATTGTATTTGCCTGTTGGAATTACCATGCAAATTGCACAACGTTTATATGAAGCCGGACTTATTACTTATATGAGAACGGATAGTGTAAACTTATCGCAAGAAGCTATGACAGCAGCTCAGGCTGAGATTACAAGTTATTATGGTAAAGAATTTTCTAAACCTAGAAATTTTAACACAAAATCAAAAGGAGCGCAAGAAGCACACGAAGCAATTCGTCCAACGGATATGTCCCGTCACACTGTAGATATTGATAGAGATCAAGCACGTTTGTATGATTTAATTTGGAAAAGAACATTAGCTTCTCAAATGAGTGATGCAGAATTAGAGCGTACTAATGTGAAGATTGAAGCTAGTAATCATTCTGAAACTTTTACAGCAACTGGAGAAGTTATCAAGTTTGAAGGTTTCTTAAAAGTATATCTAGAGGGAAATGACGAAGATGATGAAGAACAAGAAGGAATGTTACCTGCTTTAAAAGTTAATGAGAAATTGACTAACAATTATATCACGGCTACGGAACGTTTTTCACGTCCTCCAAGTCGTTATACTGAAGCTTCTTTGGTAAAAAAATTAGAGGAATTAGGAATTGGTCGTCCATCAACCTATGCACCTACAATTTCTACTATTATTGCTAGAACTTATGTGGAAAAAGGAAGTTTCGAAGGTCAAGAAAGAAAATACAATCAAATTGCTTTGCAAAATGGAACAATAAAATCGCAAGTTTTAACTGAAAATGTAGGTTCAGATAAAGGGAAATTAGTTCCAACAGATATTGGAATTATTGTAAATGATTTCTTGGTTAAAAACTTTAATACTATTTTAGATTATAATTTTACGGCTAAAGTAGAACAAGATTTTGACGAAATTGCTGAAGGAAAAGTGGATTGGGCTAAAATGATGAATGATTTTTACAAACATTTCCACCCAAATGTAATTGATGTTGAAAAGAATGCCGATAGAGAAAGTGGTGAACGTATTTTAGGAATTCATCCAGTTTCTGGTAAACAGGTTTCGGTTCGTTTAGGTAAATATGGAGCGATGGCTCAAATTGGAGATGCAGATGATGAAAACAAACAATTTGCTAGTTTGCGTCAAGATCAAAATATTGGTAATATTACTTTAGAAGAAGTTTTAAATTTATTTTTACTTCCAAAACAGTTAGGTACATATAAAGGAGAAGAAATTGAAGTAAATAATGGTCGTTTTGGACCTTATGTTCGTTTTGGTTCACAATTCATTTCATTACCTAAAGGAGTAGATCCTATGGACGTTACGATGGAAACTGCTCAAGGATTAATTGATGAGAAAGTACAAGCAGATGCTCCAATCGGAACATATCAAAATTTACCAATTCAAAAAGGAGTTGGACGTTTTGGTCCATTTATAAAGTGGAATGGAATGTTTATTAACGTAAACAAAAAATACAATTTTGATAATTTATCTCAATCTGATTTAAATGAATTAATTGAAGAAAAATTACAAAAAGATATCGATAAAGTAATTCATGATTGGACTGAAGAAGGAATTAAAGTAGAAAAAGCACGTTGGGGAAGATCAGTTATTACAAAAGGTAAAATCAAAATAGAATTAAGTAAAGATGTTGATGCATCTAAATTAACTTTGGCTCAGGTGCAAGAAATGATTGAAAAGAAAGCTCCAGCTAAAAAAACAGCTGCTAAAAAAGCGCCTGCAAAGAAAACAACCGCTAAAAAGAAATAG
- the porN gene encoding type IX secretion system ring protein PorN/GldN yields MNWRNSIAILVLSLSTSTFAQSNLLNAKTPDQIGKKTEAELSADNDKPLPYGYVHDRDILMGKRIWEFIDLDERVNFPLYFPVEGDVMSSPDRRPLYNVLVNGIKEGKITEVYDSSYFTTKKTLKDIESSLFTVDTTDVGLEQMNEDLEAYRKGTKKIDAEYIRKTEIEAYDVIAYKIVGYWYFDKRQGELKYRLLGICPVMPDVFDKKNGTAPEASEPVELFWVYFPSTRDILHEAKAFNNRNSAMPFSFDHMLNARRFSGMIYLEENVYGDRKIADYMKENAQMQLLESDRVKEKIRDFEQDMWNY; encoded by the coding sequence ATGAATTGGAGAAATAGTATTGCAATTTTAGTATTAAGTTTAAGTACTTCTACTTTTGCTCAGTCAAATTTATTAAATGCTAAGACACCTGATCAAATCGGGAAAAAAACTGAGGCTGAATTAAGTGCTGATAATGATAAACCTCTACCATATGGTTATGTACATGATAGAGATATCTTAATGGGTAAGCGTATTTGGGAATTCATCGATTTAGATGAAAGAGTTAATTTCCCTTTATATTTCCCAGTTGAAGGTGATGTAATGTCATCTCCAGACAGAAGACCTCTTTACAATGTTTTAGTTAATGGTATTAAAGAAGGTAAGATAACTGAAGTTTATGATTCAAGTTATTTTACTACTAAAAAGACTTTAAAAGATATTGAATCTTCTTTGTTCACTGTTGATACTACAGATGTTGGTCTTGAGCAAATGAATGAAGATTTAGAGGCTTACAGAAAAGGTACTAAAAAAATTGACGCTGAATATATCAGAAAAACTGAAATTGAAGCTTACGATGTTATTGCTTACAAAATTGTAGGTTACTGGTATTTTGATAAAAGACAAGGTGAATTAAAATATAGATTATTAGGAATTTGCCCTGTTATGCCAGACGTTTTCGATAAGAAAAACGGTACTGCTCCTGAAGCATCTGAACCAGTTGAATTATTTTGGGTTTATTTCCCATCAACTAGAGATATTCTTCATGAAGCAAAAGCTTTCAATAATAGAAACTCTGCAATGCCATTTTCTTTTGATCATATGTTAAACGCTCGTCGTTTTAGTGGTATGATTTATTTAGAAGAGAATGTTTACGGTGACCGTAAAATTGCTGACTATATGAAAGAAAACGCTCAAATGCAATTATTAGAATCTGATCGCGTAAAAGAAAAGATTCGTGACTTTGAACAAGATATGTGGAATTATTAA
- the porK gene encoding type IX secretion system lipoprotein PorK/GldK codes for MKKFVAFSAILSLFISCGKGDKGELVGVKGRKWHPEKPYGMTLIPGGAFIMGKSDDDLANIQDAPTKTVTVRSFYMDETEITNSEYRQFVEWVKDSTIRTRLAILADEQGQKPGSGSGKGGSIGDFAFADVDPAKMTPYDKYMYENYYSVGTDDDIYAGRKLNKKIKLVKEPSKYPDEYYVEVMDSMYLPESESYNGLKTIDASKLKFKYNQVDLNKAVKKKGRKNFYEDAPPIEIYPDTTAWIKDFAYSYNEPMHNDYFWHQAYGEYPVVGVSWNQAKAFCAWRTMYKNAYIKKKKGRDQVNSFRLPTEAEWEYAARGGIEGGTYPWGGPYAKNDRGCFMANFKPNRGDYAADGALYTVEAKSYEPNDFNLYNMAGNVSEWTESSYYAEAYEFVSTMNPHVADKKNQRKVVRGGSWKDVAYFLQVSTRDYEYADSARSYIGFRTVQDYMGTAATGTRPK; via the coding sequence ATGAAGAAGTTTGTTGCATTTTCAGCAATTTTGTCATTATTTATCAGTTGTGGTAAAGGCGATAAAGGAGAATTAGTAGGAGTTAAAGGGAGAAAGTGGCATCCCGAAAAACCTTACGGAATGACGTTAATCCCTGGAGGAGCCTTTATTATGGGTAAATCCGATGATGATTTAGCTAACATTCAGGACGCGCCAACTAAGACGGTTACTGTTCGTTCATTTTATATGGATGAAACAGAAATCACTAATAGTGAGTATCGTCAGTTTGTTGAATGGGTAAAAGATTCTACTATTAGAACTCGTTTAGCTATTTTAGCTGATGAGCAAGGTCAAAAACCTGGTTCAGGGAGTGGTAAAGGTGGAAGTATTGGTGATTTTGCTTTCGCTGATGTTGATCCTGCGAAAATGACTCCTTATGATAAATACATGTATGAGAATTATTACAGTGTAGGAACTGATGATGATATCTATGCAGGTAGAAAATTAAACAAAAAGATTAAGCTTGTTAAAGAGCCTAGTAAATATCCAGATGAATATTACGTTGAAGTAATGGATTCTATGTATTTACCTGAGTCTGAATCATATAATGGTTTAAAAACTATTGATGCTTCAAAATTAAAATTCAAATACAATCAAGTAGATTTAAATAAGGCGGTTAAGAAAAAAGGACGTAAAAACTTCTATGAAGATGCTCCGCCAATTGAAATCTATCCTGATACAACTGCATGGATAAAAGATTTCGCTTACTCATACAATGAGCCAATGCATAATGATTATTTTTGGCATCAAGCTTATGGAGAATATCCAGTTGTAGGTGTTTCTTGGAATCAAGCTAAAGCATTTTGTGCTTGGAGAACAATGTATAAAAATGCTTATATTAAAAAGAAAAAAGGAAGAGATCAAGTAAACTCATTCCGTTTACCAACAGAGGCTGAGTGGGAATATGCTGCTAGAGGTGGAATTGAAGGTGGAACTTATCCTTGGGGTGGTCCTTATGCTAAAAATGATAGAGGTTGTTTTATGGCTAACTTCAAGCCAAATCGTGGAGATTACGCAGCTGATGGTGCTTTGTACACTGTAGAAGCTAAATCTTACGAGCCAAATGATTTCAACTTGTACAACATGGCTGGTAATGTTTCGGAATGGACTGAGTCTTCTTATTACGCTGAAGCATATGAGTTCGTATCTACAATGAATCCACATGTTGCTGATAAGAAAAATCAAAGAAAGGTAGTTCGTGGAGGTTCTTGGAAAGATGTTGCTTACTTCTTACAAGTTTCAACTCGTGATTACGAATATGCTGACTCTGCAAGAAGTTATATCGGATTCAGAACAGTTCAAGATTATATGGGTACTGCTGCAACAGGAACAAGACCAAAATAG
- a CDS encoding NAD(P)/FAD-dependent oxidoreductase encodes MIDFIIVGSGLAGISFAEIALNANKSIVVFDDNSQPSSRIAGGLYNPVVLKRFSEVWKAKEQLEFAFPLYHQIQDKLNVVFDFKIPILRKLASIEEQNNWFQAADKPNLSPFLNSTLITKKYSSIDSPFQYGLVNETGYLDINSLIFSYLNYLKGIDLLKKERFDYSEIQFFDEYIVYKDIKAKHIIFSEGFGLHSNPYFNDLPLDGTKGELLIIKAKDLDLDVVIKSSVFILPIGNDLYKVGATYNWQDKTNTPTDEGREELVEKLKEIISCDFEIVQHFGGVRPTVKDRRPLVGTHPDYLQLHVLNGLGTRGVMLGPYLAKQLFEHIVNGKTLEKEIDIVRCYKKSRNN; translated from the coding sequence ATGATAGATTTTATTATTGTTGGTAGTGGTCTTGCTGGTATTTCTTTTGCAGAAATAGCTTTGAATGCTAATAAAAGTATTGTTGTTTTTGATGATAATTCTCAACCATCTTCTCGTATTGCTGGAGGTTTATATAATCCTGTTGTTTTAAAGCGTTTTAGTGAAGTTTGGAAAGCTAAAGAGCAATTGGAATTTGCATTTCCACTTTATCATCAAATTCAAGATAAATTAAATGTTGTTTTCGATTTTAAGATTCCAATTTTGAGAAAATTGGCATCTATAGAGGAACAAAACAATTGGTTTCAAGCTGCTGATAAACCTAATTTGTCTCCTTTTTTAAATAGTACGTTAATTACTAAAAAGTATTCATCAATTGATTCTCCATTTCAATATGGTTTAGTAAATGAAACAGGTTATCTTGATATAAATAGCTTGATTTTTTCCTATTTAAATTATCTTAAAGGAATTGATTTATTAAAAAAAGAACGATTTGATTATAGTGAAATTCAGTTTTTCGATGAATATATTGTTTATAAAGATATTAAAGCAAAACATATCATTTTTTCTGAAGGCTTCGGTTTGCATTCTAATCCTTATTTTAATGACTTACCTTTAGATGGTACAAAAGGTGAATTGCTTATCATTAAAGCTAAAGATTTAGATTTAGATGTTGTAATTAAATCAAGTGTTTTTATTCTTCCTATTGGTAACGATTTATACAAGGTTGGAGCCACGTATAATTGGCAAGACAAAACAAACACACCAACAGATGAAGGTAGAGAAGAATTAGTTGAAAAATTAAAAGAAATTATTTCTTGTGATTTTGAAATTGTACAGCATTTTGGAGGTGTTCGTCCTACGGTTAAAGATAGAAGACCTCTTGTAGGAACACATCCTGATTATCTACAATTGCATGTTTTAAATGGTTTAGGAACAAGAGGAGTTATGTTAGGACCTTATTTAGCTAAACAATTATTCGAACATATTGTAAATGGTAAAACATTAGAAAAAGAAATAGATATTGTTAGATGTTATAAAAAAAGCCGAAATAATTAA
- the miaB gene encoding tRNA (N6-isopentenyl adenosine(37)-C2)-methylthiotransferase MiaB, giving the protein MEKEIDEKKQGQSLVLDQKEGNTKKLFIESYGCQMNFSDSEIVASILYDNGYNTTQNLEDADLVLVNTCSIRDKAEQTIRKRLEKYNAVKKINPTMKVGVLGCMAERLKSQFLEEEKIVDMVVGPDAYKDLPNLLAEVEEGRDAINVILSKEETYGDIAPVRLNSNGVNAFVSITRGCDNMCTFCVVPFTRGRERSREPQSIYDEIQDLYDRGFKEVTLLGQNVDSYLWYGGGLKKDFDKATEMQKATATDFAQLLDKCAALFPKMRFRFSTSNPQDMHEEVLHVIAKHHNICNYIHLPVQSGSTRILKEMNRQHTREEYMALIDKIYSIIPDISLSQDMIAGFPTETEEDHQDTLSLMEYVKYDFGFMFAYSERPGTLAARKMEDDVPEEVKKRRLTEIVDLQQKHGLERTQRFIGQEVEVLIEKESKRSDAHWSGRNSQNTVVVFPKENYNVGEFVMVKITDCTAATLIGEAVGYSEIMN; this is encoded by the coding sequence ATGGAAAAGGAAATTGACGAGAAAAAACAAGGCCAAAGTTTGGTTTTGGATCAAAAAGAAGGAAATACAAAAAAACTTTTTATAGAAAGTTATGGTTGCCAAATGAATTTTTCGGATAGCGAAATTGTGGCATCTATACTATATGATAATGGTTACAATACCACTCAAAATCTTGAAGATGCTGATTTAGTATTAGTAAACACTTGTTCTATTCGTGATAAAGCAGAACAAACGATTCGAAAACGTTTAGAAAAATACAACGCCGTTAAAAAAATAAATCCTACAATGAAAGTTGGGGTTTTAGGTTGTATGGCTGAGCGTTTGAAAAGTCAGTTTTTAGAAGAAGAGAAAATTGTGGACATGGTGGTTGGACCTGATGCTTACAAAGATTTACCCAATTTATTAGCTGAAGTTGAAGAAGGAAGAGATGCTATCAACGTAATTCTTTCAAAAGAAGAAACGTATGGCGATATTGCTCCTGTTCGTTTAAACAGTAATGGAGTAAACGCTTTTGTATCTATCACAAGAGGTTGCGACAATATGTGTACATTCTGCGTTGTACCATTTACTCGTGGTCGTGAGCGTAGTCGTGAACCACAAAGTATCTATGATGAGATTCAAGATTTATATGATAGAGGATTTAAAGAAGTTACTTTATTAGGTCAAAATGTTGATAGTTACCTTTGGTATGGTGGCGGTTTGAAAAAAGACTTTGATAAAGCAACTGAAATGCAAAAAGCAACTGCAACTGATTTTGCTCAATTACTTGACAAATGTGCGGCATTGTTTCCAAAAATGCGTTTTAGATTTTCTACTTCGAATCCGCAAGATATGCACGAAGAAGTATTGCATGTTATTGCTAAACATCATAACATTTGCAACTACATTCACTTACCTGTTCAAAGTGGAAGCACACGAATTTTAAAAGAAATGAATCGTCAACACACGCGTGAAGAATACATGGCGTTGATTGACAAAATATATTCGATTATTCCAGATATTTCATTATCACAAGATATGATTGCTGGTTTCCCAACAGAAACAGAAGAAGATCATCAAGACACTTTAAGTTTAATGGAATATGTAAAATACGATTTCGGATTCATGTTTGCGTATTCGGAACGTCCTGGAACATTAGCTGCTCGTAAAATGGAAGACGATGTACCAGAAGAAGTTAAAAAACGTAGATTAACTGAAATTGTAGATTTACAACAAAAACACGGTTTAGAAAGAACGCAACGTTTCATCGGACAAGAAGTAGAAGTTTTGATTGAAAAAGAATCAAAACGTTCTGATGCTCATTGGAGTGGAAGAAATTCTCAAAACACAGTAGTGGTTTTCCCAAAAGAAAATTATAATGTTGGTGAATTCGTAATGGTAAAAATCACAGATTGTACAGCTGCAACTTTAATTGGAGAAGCGGTTGGATATTCTGAAATAATGAATTAA